The Lacipirellula parvula genome window below encodes:
- a CDS encoding N-acetylglucosamine-6-phosphate deacetylase yields the protein MTRLETSAATDVRFFDLQVNGYASVDFNGDQLSSAELRAACEAMRGDGVEKFLATIITDDLSIMAARLQRVAAATASDELAHQMVAGIHIEGPFISREPGYVGAHPAAEARPATLDAAKQLLDAADGMVKLVTLAPEQDADGRVTAWLVSQGVVVSAGHCNPSLDQLERSIDAGLSMFTHLGNGCPLQMHRHDNIVQRALGLADRLWLCFIADGVHVPFVALRNYLRLVGPERAIVVSDAMSAAGKGPGRYMLAGQEVVVDEQLATWAADRSHLVGSACTLRQMSNNLRTKLSISEADVTRMTRTNPLAALSLASSG from the coding sequence ATGACTCGATTGGAAACTTCCGCAGCGACCGACGTCCGCTTCTTCGATTTGCAAGTCAACGGTTACGCCAGCGTTGATTTTAATGGCGATCAATTGTCGAGCGCGGAACTGCGCGCTGCTTGCGAGGCGATGCGCGGCGATGGCGTTGAGAAGTTTCTCGCAACGATCATCACCGACGATTTGTCGATCATGGCCGCCCGTCTGCAACGCGTTGCCGCGGCGACCGCGAGCGACGAACTGGCCCACCAAATGGTCGCCGGCATTCACATTGAGGGGCCGTTCATCAGCCGCGAGCCGGGCTACGTCGGCGCGCACCCGGCGGCGGAAGCGCGGCCGGCGACGCTCGACGCGGCGAAGCAACTCCTCGACGCCGCGGACGGCATGGTGAAACTCGTCACGCTGGCGCCGGAGCAAGACGCTGACGGCCGCGTGACGGCATGGCTAGTTTCGCAAGGCGTCGTTGTTTCCGCGGGGCACTGCAATCCGTCGCTCGACCAGTTGGAACGCTCGATTGACGCGGGGTTGTCGATGTTTACCCACCTCGGCAATGGCTGCCCGCTGCAAATGCATCGGCACGACAACATCGTGCAGCGTGCGCTGGGGCTGGCCGATCGCTTGTGGCTTTGCTTCATCGCCGATGGCGTCCACGTGCCATTCGTGGCGCTGCGGAATTATCTGCGACTCGTCGGCCCCGAGCGGGCGATCGTCGTGAGCGACGCGATGTCTGCAGCCGGCAAGGGGCCGGGGCGGTACATGTTGGCTGGGCAGGAGGTCGTTGTCGACGAGCAACTCGCCACCTGGGCGGCCGATCGTTCGCACCTTGTCGGCTCGGCTTGCACGCTGCGGCAGATGTCGAACAATCTGCGAACGAAGCTTTCCATTAGCGAAGCGGACGTAACGCGCATGACGCGCACGAATCCGCTGGCCGCCCTCTCTCTGGCAAGCAGCGGGTGA
- a CDS encoding aldo/keto reductase encodes MEHRKLGNTGVVMPRLVFGTSSLGNLYEAVPAETKLAICREWFTQCPMPVAIDTAGKYGAGLALETIGRNLRELGIAPDAVVISNKLGWKRMPLQCAEPTFEPGVWAGLKHDAQQRISFAGMNECWEQGCELLGESYRPQLVSVHDPDEYLAAAASESERRRRFDDILDAYRALGELKQRGAVRAIGVGAKDWRVIQAIEAETPLDWVMLANSLTIYRHPPELIAWVASLAAKGIGVVNSAVFHAGFLVGGRYLDYRLPARTNAEDAAAFAWRERFHELCREWDMPPATACVQFALHLTGVAAVALNTSAPAKIAENVAAVETLLPTQFWLAACERGLISILPARMTDASD; translated from the coding sequence ATGGAACACCGCAAACTCGGCAACACGGGCGTCGTCATGCCGCGGCTCGTGTTCGGCACGAGTTCGCTCGGCAACCTGTACGAAGCCGTTCCCGCGGAGACGAAGCTGGCAATTTGCCGCGAGTGGTTTACACAATGCCCCATGCCGGTGGCGATTGATACGGCGGGTAAGTATGGCGCCGGGCTGGCGCTCGAGACGATCGGCCGTAATCTTCGCGAGTTGGGCATCGCCCCGGACGCCGTCGTTATTAGCAACAAGCTTGGTTGGAAGCGAATGCCTCTGCAATGCGCGGAGCCAACTTTCGAACCGGGGGTATGGGCTGGGTTGAAACACGACGCCCAGCAACGGATTTCATTCGCTGGGATGAACGAGTGTTGGGAGCAAGGCTGCGAGTTGCTGGGCGAGTCGTATCGGCCGCAGCTTGTTTCGGTGCACGATCCCGACGAATATCTCGCGGCGGCGGCCAGCGAGAGCGAACGGCGGCGCCGCTTCGACGACATACTTGACGCCTACCGCGCGCTCGGCGAGCTGAAACAGCGCGGCGCGGTGCGTGCGATCGGCGTCGGCGCGAAAGATTGGCGCGTCATCCAGGCGATCGAAGCGGAGACGCCGCTCGATTGGGTGATGCTCGCCAACAGCCTGACGATCTACCGCCATCCGCCGGAGCTGATCGCGTGGGTGGCGTCGCTGGCGGCGAAGGGGATCGGCGTCGTCAACTCAGCGGTGTTCCACGCTGGGTTTCTTGTCGGCGGCCGGTACCTTGATTACCGCCTGCCCGCGCGAACGAACGCTGAGGATGCGGCGGCGTTCGCATGGCGCGAGCGCTTCCATGAACTCTGCCGCGAGTGGGACATGCCGCCGGCGACCGCTTGCGTGCAATTTGCGCTGCACCTTACGGGCGTCGCTGCGGTGGCCCTCAATACGAGTGCACCCGCAAAGATTGCGGAGAACGTTGCTGCAGTTGAAACGCTGCTTCCCACTCAGTTTTGGTTAGCGGCATGCGAACGCGGCCTCATCTCGATACTTCCTGCGAGGATGACCGATGCGAGCGATTGA
- a CDS encoding zinc-binding alcohol dehydrogenase family protein has protein sequence MRAIEISAPGTVNLVERPHPTVGAGEALLRVRRVGFCGTDLSTFRGANPLVRYPRVPGHEIGATIARLGPGVDGDWRVGQEVLVIPYTSCGACSSCRAARANCCARNETLGVQRDGAMAEFIAVPFAKLLAVPGLSLCELALVEPLTIGFHAVARGRVTNDDVVAVIGCGAIGLGVIAGAAERGARVIAVDVDDAKLALAALCGATDVVNSSQVDLHGTLQALTDSHGPNVIIEAVGSPATFRLAVEEVAFAGRVVYIGYAKAPVEYDSKQFVLKELDILGSRNALPEDFARVAAMLGRKQFPVDQVVTQTVDFAGVAAAFQQWSEAPATVAKIQLVVGED, from the coding sequence ATGCGAGCGATTGAAATCAGTGCGCCAGGCACGGTGAACCTTGTCGAGCGGCCGCACCCAACGGTCGGCGCGGGCGAAGCGTTGTTGCGAGTTCGTCGCGTGGGGTTCTGCGGCACCGATCTCAGCACGTTCCGCGGAGCAAATCCGCTCGTCCGCTATCCCCGCGTTCCGGGGCATGAGATTGGGGCGACGATCGCGCGCCTCGGCCCCGGCGTCGACGGCGATTGGCGCGTCGGACAGGAGGTGCTCGTCATTCCCTATACGAGTTGCGGTGCGTGCAGTTCATGCCGCGCGGCGCGTGCCAACTGCTGCGCGCGGAATGAGACGCTCGGCGTGCAGCGCGACGGCGCCATGGCCGAGTTCATCGCCGTCCCCTTCGCAAAGTTGCTGGCCGTCCCCGGCCTGTCGCTCTGCGAACTTGCGCTCGTCGAGCCGCTGACGATCGGCTTTCACGCCGTCGCACGCGGTCGCGTGACGAACGACGACGTGGTTGCGGTGATCGGCTGCGGGGCGATTGGCCTGGGAGTGATCGCCGGCGCCGCCGAACGCGGGGCGCGGGTGATCGCCGTCGACGTCGACGATGCGAAGCTCGCGCTCGCCGCGCTTTGCGGAGCAACCGACGTGGTCAACTCGTCGCAAGTTGATCTCCATGGAACCTTGCAGGCGCTCACCGATTCGCACGGGCCAAACGTGATCATTGAAGCGGTCGGCTCGCCCGCGACGTTTCGGCTGGCGGTCGAGGAGGTCGCGTTCGCAGGACGCGTGGTCTACATTGGGTACGCGAAGGCGCCGGTCGAGTACGACAGCAAGCAGTTCGTGCTGAAGGAACTCGACATCCTCGGTTCGCGCAATGCGTTGCCGGAGGATTTCGCCCGCGTGGCCGCGATGCTTGGGCGGAAGCAATTTCCGGTGGATCAAGTGGTGACGCAAACGGTCGACTTCGCCGGCGTGGCGGCCGCCTTCCAGCAGTGGAGCGAGGCCCCGGCAACGGTGGCGAAGATTCAGCTCGTAGTTGGCGAAGATTGA